The Pygocentrus nattereri isolate fPygNat1 chromosome 1, fPygNat1.pri, whole genome shotgun sequence genome window below encodes:
- the LOC119263887 gene encoding zona pellucida sperm-binding protein 4-like, producing the protein MPLSPTPVEPLSSPEFDPLLPTPGVQPPTSQWEQLSPTPTSMQVTAMPSSLALHSNFKKGCSFPSGQRLPCGRPGTTAAECLRRGCCRDEATFACYYPMDVCLADRQFIFVVPSNVAGLPINPARLMVVGRSSCKPVIANRDFAVFKFGVTECGTHSYQIGETTVYLAEVQSPIRKRVLQYGIITRDIPVRLMVECRYSKGSLDLADSPVLADPLAPQASQSRLMKGWASAGYMVKSASLPALVRAKGLYGVQLRIAQDETFTKFCSEDHQPLKVLLGKPVYLELRINAPNPKATLVVHYCVAYPRSAKSALVLLYEGCPNPLDSDNISILYVAGQSQDPHVRRFEVKAFQFMDKSTNKYLNEEIYFMCSTEVCMPSQTPCKETCFDGKSSSTTAADVLNSYSQLKVKHF; encoded by the exons ATGCCACTGTCCCCTACACCAGTGgagccactgtcctctcctgaatttgatCCACTGCTCCCTACACCAGGGGTTCAACCGCCCACTTCCCAATGGGAGCAACTGTCCCCTACACCAACCAGTATGCAGGTGACTGCGATGCCCTCATCTCTTGCGTTGCATTCAAACTTCAAAAAAG GCTGCAGCTTTCCTAGTGGTCAGAGATTGCCGTGTGGTCGTCCTGGGACTACAGCTGCCGAGTGTCTGAGGAGAGGATGCTGCAGAGACGAGGCGACTTTCGCCTGTTACTACCCCATGGATG TATGTTTGGCCGACAGGCAGTTCATCTTTGTCGTTCCCTCCAACGTTGCTGGTTTGCCCATAAACCCTGCACGTCTgatggtggtggggaggagtAGCTGTAaaccagtcattgccaacagaGACTTTGCCGTTTTCAAGTTTGGGGTGACGGAGTGTGGAACACATTCTTAC CAAATTGGAGAAACAACCGTTTACTTGGCTGAAGTGCAGTCACCAATCAGGAAGCGCGTCCTGCAGTACGGCATCATTACCAGGGATATTCCTGTCAG GCTTATGGTTGAGTGTCGCTACTCAAAGGGCAGTTTGGACCTTGCGGACTCTCCGGTCCTTGCAGACCCTCTGGCGCCGCAGGCTTCTCAAAGCCGTTTGATGAAGGGCTGGGCTAGTGCTGGATACATGGTGAAGAGTGCCAGCCTGCCAGCCTTGGTGAGGGCCAAGGGACTGTATGGAGTCCAGCTTCGGATTGCGCAGG atgAGACCTTCACCAAATTCTGCTCTGAGGATCACCAGCCCCTGAAAGTTCTCCTGGGTAAACCTGTGTACCTGGAACTGCGAATAAACGCTCCCAACCCTAAAGCCACTCTGGTGGTGCACTACTGCGTGGCCTACCCTCGCTCTGCTAAGAGTGCCTTGGTGCTGCTGTATGAGGG TTGCCCCAACCCTCTCGATTCCGACAACATCTCGATCCTCTACGTGGCCGGCCAATCGCAGGATCCCCACGTGCGGCGTTTTGAAGTGAAGGCCTTCCAGTTTATGGACAAGTCCACCAATAAATACCTCAATGAGGAG ATCTACTTCATGTGCTCTACCGAGGTCTGTATGCCGTCCCAGACTCCGTGTAAGGAGACCTGCTTTGATGGCAAg TCTTCATCTACCACAGCTGCAGATGTGTTGAACTCATATTCTCAATTAAAAGTCAAGCACTTTTAA